The following are encoded in a window of Stigmatopora nigra isolate UIUO_SnigA chromosome 23, RoL_Snig_1.1, whole genome shotgun sequence genomic DNA:
- the lin7a gene encoding protein lin-7 homolog A produces the protein MATVLQQPLSLDRDVARAIELLEKLQESGDVPGYKLQSLKKVLQSEFCTAIREVYQYMHETISVTGCPEYQAKATAKATVAAFAASEGHSHPRVLELPKTEEGLGFNVMGGKEQNSPIYISRIIPGGVAERHGGLKRGDQLLSVNGVSVEGEHHEKAVELLKAAKDSVKLVVRYTPKVLEEMEARFEKLRTARRRQQQQQLLVQQQHNVAAQQNHTS, from the exons ATGGCGACGGTCCTCCAACAGCCGCTCAGTCTGGATCGAG ATGTAGCCCGAGCCATCGAGCTGCTGGAGAAGCTGCAGGAGTCGGGCGACGTTCCCGGCTACAAGCTCCAGTCCCTGAAGAAGGTTCTCCAGAGCGAGTTCTGCACGGCTATCCGCGAG GTGTACCAGTACATGCACGAAACCATCAGCGTGACCGGATGCCCCGAGTACCAGGCCAAAGCCACGGCTAAG GCTACCGTAGCCGCCTTCGCCGCCAGCGAGGGCCACTCGCAcccgagggtgctggagcttccTAAAACAGAAGAAGGTCTGGGCTTCAACGTGATGGGCGGCAAGGAGCAGAACTCGCCCATCTACATCTCTCGCATCATTCCGGGCGGAGTGGCCGAGCGCCACGGCGGACTCAAGCGAGGCGACCAGCTCCTGTCTGTCAACGGGGTG AGTGTGGAAGGCGAACACCACGAGAAGGCGGTGGAACTGCTGAAGGCGGCCAAGGACAGCGTCAAGTTGGTGGTGCGCTACACGCCCAAAGTCCTGGAGGAGATGGAAGCGCGCTTTGAGAAGCTTCGGACAGCCCGTCGccgccagcagcagcagcagctcctgGTCCAGCAGCAACACAACGTAGCCGCTCAACAGAATCACACGTCGTAG
- the acss3 gene encoding acyl-CoA synthetase short-chain family member 3, mitochondrial, with amino-acid sequence MFARVPKVCSRRLLRGVYVYGKSESLQRACTHDARRVNEEQYGRAFAEARDRPEQYWAQAAQDITWFQPWNKTLHVEDPVFPNWFVGGKLNMCHNAVDRHVEDGRGEQAAIIHDSPVTGTKRIVTYRQLQEQVSRLAGVLVRNGVRKGDLVVIYMPMVPQAMFAMLACARIGAPHSLIFGGFASKELSVRIDHAKPKMIVTASFGIEPGRRVPYVPLVEKALELSSHKPAKVLVYCRENMEKVSLSGDLSLDWDEEMATAQPHDCVPVSSDHPLYILYTSGTTGTPKGIVRDTGGCAVMLKWTMSNIYGLQPGEVWWAASDLGWVVGHSYICYAPLLHGNSSVLYEGKPVGTPDPGAFFRVLSEHGAAGMFTAPTAVRAIRQQDPHALCGSAYALPRLRSIFLAGERCDVETLEWAKKTFGVPVLDHWWQTETGSPISSTCVGLGNSVAPPAGQAGKAVPGYDVRVIDDHMEQVTPGTLGNIVVRLPLPPGAASSLWQNSQLFKQIYFTKFPGYYDTMDAGFVDEEGFLYIMSRSDDVINVAGHRLSAGALEESVLQHPAVADCAVVGLDDPLKGHVPLALCVLKNGVQQCEKDIADETVKLVRDTVGPVAAFRKVLFVRGLPKTRSGKIPRSSLGNLVNGKAYKITPTIEDPEVFQEIEKVLKSNVT; translated from the exons ATGTTCGCCCGTGTTCCGAAAGTGTGCAGCAGACGCCTTTTGCGGGGTGTTTACGTTTACGGGAAAAGTGAAAGTTTGCAACGCGCCTGCACGCACGATGCACGCAGAGTAAATGAGGAGCAATACGGCCGAGCCTTCGCGGAGGCTCGGGACCGACCGGAGCAGTATTGGGCCCAAGCGGCCCAGGATATTACTTGGTTTCAACCGTGGAACAAAACACTGCACGTGGAAGACCCGGTGTTTCCCAACTG GTTTGTGGGCGGTAAACTGAACATGTGTCACAATGCCGTGGATCGGCACGTGGAGGACGGCCGCGGCGAGCAGGCGGCCATCATCCACGACAGCCCGGTGACCGGCACCAAGCGGATCGTGACGTACCGGCAACTCCAAGAGCAG GTGTCACGGCTAGCCGGCGTCCTAGTGAGAAACGGGGTCCGCAAGGGCGACCTGGTGGTCATCTACATGCCCATGGTACCCCAAGCGATGTTCGCCATGTTAGCGTGCGCCCGCATCGGAGCGCCGCACAGCCTCATCTTTGGCGGCTTTGCTTCCAAAGAGCTATCGGTGCGCATCGATCATGCCAAG CCCAAGATGATCGTGACCGCCTCGTTCGGGATCGAACCCGGTCGCCGGGTGCCCTACGTGCCATTGGTGGAAAAGGCGTTGGAACTTAGCTCTCACAAGCCTGCCAAAGTACTGGTCTACTGCAGAGAGAACATG GAGAAGGTTTCACTGAGCGGCGACCTTTCTTTAGACTGGGATGAGGAGATGGCGACAGCCCAACCTCACGACTGTGTCCCTGTCTCTTCTGACCACCCGCTCTACATTCTCTACACATCCGGCACCACCGGGACGCCCAAG GGCATTGTGCGAGACACTGGAGGCTGCGCAGTGATGCTAAAGTGGACCATGTCCAACATATATGGACTACAACCTGGAGAA GTGTGGTGGGCCGCCTCGGACCTGGGCTGGGTGGTGGGCCACTCCTACATCTGCTACGCTCCCCTCTTGCACGGGAACAGTAGCGTCCTCTACGAGGGCAAACCGGTGGGGACCCCGGACCCGGGAGCTTTTTTCCGCGTCCTTTCGGAGCACGGCGCCGCTGGCATGTTCACCGCGCCCACCGCTGTCCGGGCTATCCGCCAGCAGGACCCCCATGCCCTGTGCGGGTCGGCTTACGCGCTACCCAG GCTTCGTTCCATCTTTTTGGCGGGGGAGCGCTGTGACGTGGAGACGTTGGAGTGGGCCAAGAAGACTTTTGGGGTTCCCGTCTTGGATCACTGGTGGCAAACAG agACGGGTTCGCCAATCTCGTCGACCTGCGTTGGCCTGGGAAACTCAGTGGCGCCCCCTGCAGGCCAGGCGGGTAAAGCGGTGCCAGGCTACGATG TGAGGGTAATCGATGACCACATGGAACAGGTGACGCCGGGAACTCTGGGAAACATCGTAGTGAG ATTACCTCTTCCGCCCGGCGCGGCGTCTTCCCTGTGGCAGAATTCCCAACTTTTCAAGCAGATCTACTTCACAAAATTCCCG GGTTACTACGACACCATGGACGCCGGCTTTGTCGATGAAGAGGGCTTCTTGTACATCATGTCGCGCTCGGATGATGTCATCAACGTGGCCGGACACAGATTGTCTGCGGGAGCACTGGAGGAG tctgTTTTGCAGCATCCGGCTGTGGCTGACTGCGCCGTGGTGGGCTTGGATGACCCTTTAAAGGGCCATGTACCACTTGCTTTGTGTGTGCTGAAAAAtg GAGTACAACAGTGTGAAAAGGATATAGCGGATGAGACTGTCAAGCTGGTACGGGACACAGTGGGACCCGTGGCCGCCTTCCGGAAGGTTCTTTTCGTTAGGGGGCTTCCCAAGACGAGATCGGGGAAGATACCACGTTCCTCGTTAGGGAATTTGGTCAATGGGAAAGCCTACAAG ATTACGCCCACCATTGAGGACCCTGAAGTATTTCAAGAAATTGAGAAAGTGCTGAAGTCAAATGTGACTTGA